In a single window of the Nocardiopsis composta genome:
- a CDS encoding NUDIX hydrolase, giving the protein MPRTVLHVAAVCFEDDRSRVLTVRKRGTDAFMLPGGKLEPGETPAEAAVREVREEIGVELAPADLTPLGAWTAPAANEPDTGVSATVFTAPLTRLPAPAREIAESRWIAPGDTGLDTVLAPLLREHVFPALATAR; this is encoded by the coding sequence ATGCCTCGAACCGTGCTCCACGTCGCGGCCGTCTGCTTCGAAGACGACCGGTCCCGGGTGCTGACCGTGCGCAAGCGCGGCACGGACGCCTTCATGCTCCCCGGCGGCAAGCTCGAACCCGGCGAGACCCCCGCCGAGGCGGCGGTCCGCGAGGTCCGCGAGGAGATCGGCGTCGAGCTGGCCCCGGCCGACCTGACCCCGCTGGGCGCCTGGACCGCCCCCGCCGCGAACGAACCGGACACCGGCGTCTCCGCCACCGTCTTCACCGCCCCACTGACCCGGCTCCCCGCCCCCGCCCGGGAGATCGCCGAGTCCCGCTGGATCGCCCCCGGCGACACCGGCCTCGACACCGTCCTCGCCCCGCTCCTGCGCGAACACGTCTTCCCCGCCCTCGCCACCGCCCGCTGA
- a CDS encoding putative protein N(5)-glutamine methyltransferase produces MTRSSALSSPSSPSSPRRSAGLPLEHLLGWAEFAGLRVSVGPGVFVPRRRTEFLAERAAALLRPGGVAVDLCCGSGAVGAALLAAVDGAEVHAADIDPVAVEYARRNLDGAAGVHLGDLFAALPGRLRGRIDVVAANAPYVPTGAIGTLPPEAREHEPRTTLDGGADGLDVQRRVAAAAPGWLRPGGALLVETSARQAPMTCDIVARAGLVPQTAGDEELDATVVVGVLPEGPGRIPFHR; encoded by the coding sequence GTGACCCGCAGTTCTGCACTGTCCTCTCCGTCTTCTCCTTCCTCTCCGCGCCGCTCCGCCGGGCTCCCCCTGGAGCACCTGCTGGGCTGGGCCGAGTTCGCCGGCCTGCGGGTCTCCGTGGGACCGGGCGTGTTCGTCCCCCGCCGGCGCACCGAGTTCCTCGCCGAGCGGGCGGCCGCGCTGCTCCGCCCCGGCGGCGTCGCCGTCGACCTGTGCTGCGGCTCCGGCGCCGTCGGCGCGGCGCTGCTCGCCGCGGTGGACGGCGCCGAGGTGCACGCCGCCGACATCGACCCGGTCGCGGTGGAGTACGCCCGCCGCAACCTGGACGGCGCGGCCGGGGTGCATCTGGGCGACCTGTTCGCCGCGCTGCCCGGGCGGCTGCGCGGCCGGATCGACGTGGTCGCGGCCAACGCGCCCTACGTCCCCACCGGCGCGATCGGGACGCTGCCCCCGGAGGCCCGCGAGCACGAACCGCGCACCACCCTGGACGGCGGCGCCGACGGCCTGGACGTGCAGCGCCGGGTGGCCGCCGCCGCGCCCGGCTGGCTCCGCCCCGGCGGCGCGCTGCTGGTCGAGACCAGCGCCCGGCAGGCCCCGATGACCTGCGACATCGTCGCCCGGGCCGGGCTGGTCCCGCAGACCGCCGGCGACGAGGAACTCGATGCGACCGTGGTCGTCGGCGTCCTGCCGGAGGGGCCCGGGCGCATTCCCTTCCACCGCTGA
- a CDS encoding 6-pyruvoyl trahydropterin synthase family protein yields MFSVTVRDHVMVAHSFRGEVFGPAQALHGATFVVDATFRRPELDADGVVVDIGLASRELRAVLAPLDHRNLDEVPEFAGTNTTTEFLAGAVADRLAERIAAGALGAGAHGLTGLAVTLHESHVAWATCERDL; encoded by the coding sequence TTGTTCAGCGTCACCGTCCGCGACCACGTGATGGTCGCGCACAGCTTCCGCGGCGAGGTGTTCGGTCCCGCGCAGGCGCTGCACGGCGCCACGTTCGTGGTCGACGCGACGTTCCGCCGGCCGGAGCTCGACGCCGACGGGGTGGTCGTCGACATCGGGCTGGCCTCCCGCGAGCTCCGCGCGGTGCTCGCCCCGCTCGACCACCGCAACCTGGACGAGGTGCCGGAGTTCGCCGGGACCAACACCACCACCGAGTTCCTCGCCGGGGCGGTCGCCGACCGGCTCGCCGAGCGGATCGCGGCCGGGGCCCTCGGCGCGGGTGCGCACGGCCTGACCGGGCTGGCGGTCACCCTGCACGAGTCGCACGTGGCCTGGGCGACCTGCGAGCGTGACCTGTGA
- a CDS encoding inositol monophosphatase family protein, which translates to MHGPDGPDSPGRLLPLAREAVARARRIVRSRAPASITAKGDRDLVTDVDLAVEDEVRSFLARETPEIGMLGEEHGLSGAPAGPRWVLDPIDGTANFARGIPLCAVSLGLLTGGHSVLAVIDHPFLGTVYTAVQDGGAYADGEPIKVSSVADPAGATIAIGDFARGAGAAERNRARLALMGRLGGRVQRLRMFGTAAVDLAWTACGRIDAAVILANLPWDTSAGALLVREAGGLVLDADGTEHTADSAATIALAPGLREVLLDELGRAHAAG; encoded by the coding sequence GTGCACGGCCCTGACGGCCCCGACAGCCCGGGCCGGCTGCTGCCCCTCGCGCGCGAGGCCGTCGCCCGCGCCCGCCGGATCGTCCGCTCGCGCGCGCCCGCCTCGATCACCGCCAAGGGCGACCGCGACCTGGTCACCGACGTCGACCTGGCGGTCGAGGACGAGGTCCGGTCCTTCCTGGCGCGCGAGACGCCGGAGATCGGGATGCTCGGCGAGGAGCACGGCCTCAGCGGGGCGCCCGCCGGCCCGCGCTGGGTGCTCGACCCGATCGACGGCACCGCCAACTTCGCCCGCGGCATCCCGCTGTGCGCGGTCTCGCTCGGGCTGCTCACCGGCGGGCACAGCGTGCTCGCCGTCATCGACCACCCCTTCCTCGGCACCGTCTACACCGCCGTGCAGGACGGCGGGGCCTACGCCGACGGCGAGCCGATCAAGGTCTCCTCGGTGGCCGACCCGGCCGGCGCCACCATCGCGATCGGCGACTTCGCCCGCGGCGCGGGGGCCGCGGAGCGGAACCGGGCCCGGCTGGCGCTGATGGGCCGGCTCGGCGGGCGGGTCCAGCGGCTGCGCATGTTCGGCACGGCAGCGGTCGACCTGGCCTGGACGGCCTGCGGGCGGATCGACGCGGCGGTCATCCTGGCCAACCTGCCGTGGGACACCTCGGCCGGCGCGCTGCTGGTGCGCGAGGCCGGCGGCCTGGTGCTGGACGCCGACGGGACCGAGCACACCGCCGACTCGGCGGCGACGATCGCCCTCGCCCCGGGCCTGCGCGAGGTGCTCCTGGACGAACTGGGGAGGGCGCATGCGGCCGGTTAG
- a CDS encoding GTP cyclohydrolase II, which produces MREHALDLSDVAESDLVTRRGRFRAVAFRDPVDGHEHMALVRGDPAAEEAALVRVHSECMTGDVFGAVRCECGDQLGAALDTIAEEGAGVLVYLRGHEGRGIGLVAKVRTHILQDEQGLDTVDSATSLGLPVDVRDYGPAARVLRHLGVGSVRLLSNNPDKIEALRAHGIAVAARVPLLAPVHDGNVRYLTAKRDRLGHDLPHLGSEAAEDGAGRTPVAPGEEGGRGARP; this is translated from the coding sequence ATGCGCGAACACGCACTCGACCTGAGCGACGTCGCCGAATCCGACCTGGTGACGCGGCGCGGCAGGTTCCGCGCCGTGGCCTTCCGGGACCCGGTCGACGGGCACGAGCACATGGCCCTGGTCCGCGGGGACCCGGCCGCCGAGGAGGCCGCCCTGGTCCGGGTGCACTCCGAATGCATGACCGGGGACGTGTTCGGCGCGGTGCGCTGCGAGTGCGGCGACCAGCTCGGCGCCGCCCTGGACACGATCGCCGAGGAGGGCGCCGGCGTCCTGGTCTACCTGCGCGGACACGAGGGGCGCGGGATCGGCCTGGTGGCCAAGGTCCGCACGCACATCCTCCAGGACGAGCAGGGCCTGGACACGGTCGACTCGGCCACCTCCCTCGGCCTGCCGGTGGACGTCCGCGACTACGGTCCGGCCGCCCGCGTCCTGCGCCACCTCGGCGTCGGCTCGGTCCGGCTGCTCTCCAACAACCCGGACAAGATCGAGGCGCTGCGCGCGCACGGCATCGCGGTCGCCGCCCGGGTCCCGCTGCTCGCCCCCGTGCACGACGGCAACGTCCGCTACCTCACCGCCAAGCGCGACCGGCTCGGCCACGACCTGCCGCACCTCGGCTCCGAAGCCGCGGAGGACGGCGCCGGGCGCACCCCCGTCGCGCCCGGCGAGGAGGGAGGCCGCGGTGCACGGCCCTGA
- a CDS encoding CDP-alcohol phosphatidyltransferase family protein: MRPVSGAAAAPAGGAAPARAARRRVSGGGAPCAGLGPAAGAAAQPVLLGLVCAAAGLGVVGWLAGLGYAAALCALLAAAVHRSGAHPLTPADKVTLARAVLVGGVAALVADRALDGTAGTDGPAAVAIALLATVGLVLDGVDGRVARRTGTSSPRGARFDMEVDAFLILVLSVHAALFLGPWVPAIGAMRYAFAAAVRVLPRLRGELPPSPARKAVAVLQAVALIAVAPDLLPRPAAAAVAGLALALLAWSFGRDVRRLWRTGAPGGARPPERNGTPPEAPDSASPAVRGGVPPAARNSAPPRARSGASPRARSGGRPEADRIGTAPPARGPGGRPA, from the coding sequence ATGCGGCCGGTTAGCGGAGCGGCCGCGGCACCCGCCGGCGGCGCGGCGCCGGCCCGCGCGGCGCGCCGGCGCGTATCGGGCGGCGGCGCACCGTGCGCCGGGCTCGGGCCGGCCGCCGGCGCCGCCGCCCAGCCGGTCCTGCTCGGGCTGGTCTGCGCGGCCGCCGGGCTGGGCGTGGTCGGCTGGCTGGCCGGCCTGGGCTACGCGGCGGCGCTGTGCGCGCTGCTGGCGGCCGCGGTGCACCGCTCGGGCGCGCACCCGCTCACCCCGGCCGACAAGGTCACCCTGGCCCGCGCGGTGCTGGTCGGCGGGGTCGCGGCGCTCGTCGCCGACCGCGCACTGGACGGGACCGCCGGCACCGACGGCCCGGCCGCGGTGGCGATCGCCCTGCTCGCCACGGTCGGCCTGGTCCTGGACGGGGTGGACGGCAGGGTGGCCCGGCGCACCGGGACCTCCTCGCCGCGCGGTGCCCGGTTCGACATGGAGGTCGACGCCTTCCTCATCCTGGTGCTGAGCGTGCACGCCGCGCTCTTCCTCGGGCCGTGGGTGCCGGCGATCGGCGCGATGCGCTACGCCTTCGCCGCCGCGGTGCGGGTGCTGCCCCGGCTCCGCGGCGAGCTCCCGCCGAGCCCGGCCCGCAAGGCCGTCGCGGTGCTGCAGGCGGTCGCGCTGATCGCCGTCGCCCCGGACCTGCTGCCCCGCCCGGCCGCGGCCGCCGTCGCGGGCCTGGCGCTGGCGCTGCTGGCCTGGTCCTTCGGCCGCGACGTGCGCCGGCTGTGGCGCACCGGTGCCCCGGGCGGTGCCCGCCCGCCGGAGCGGAACGGCACCCCGCCGGAAGCGCCGGACAGCGCTTCCCCGGCGGTGCGGGGCGGTGTTCCCCCTGCAGCGCGGAACAGCGCTCCTCCGAGAGCGCGGAGCGGTGCCTCCCCGAGAGCACGGAGCGGCGGCCGCCCGGAGGCGGACCGTATCGGAACGGCCCCGCCGGCCCGCGGACCGGGCGGGAGGCCGGCATGA
- a CDS encoding lysylphosphatidylglycerol synthase transmembrane domain-containing protein, translating into MGGLAVLAVLVWWFSAGAFAGALLAIDGRALAAALAVGLATTVLSAWRWRIVARGVGLRLPLPGAVADYYRALFLNAVLPGGVLGDVHRGVAHGRRAGDVGRGVRAVVLERGAGQAVLIAAGAAVLLTVPPAWAAAGRLMLPGPQAAVWAAVAAAAAGALAAWVRWGSGARRVRCALSAFAADLRGGLLSRASWPGVLLLSAAVLAGHVALFAVAAHTVGAEAPPSRLIPLALFALLAMGLPVNVAGWGPREAASAAAFAAAGLTAGQGLAASVAYGALALAASLPGAVFLLLCAASRRDHDQVTRADGGRSAPVSDELSGARRSAPTAHDAPAGVRAE; encoded by the coding sequence GTGGGCGGGCTGGCCGTCCTGGCGGTCCTGGTGTGGTGGTTCAGCGCGGGCGCGTTCGCCGGCGCGCTGCTCGCCATCGACGGGCGGGCGCTCGCCGCTGCGCTGGCCGTCGGGCTGGCCACCACGGTGCTGAGCGCCTGGCGGTGGCGGATCGTCGCGCGCGGGGTGGGGCTGCGGCTGCCCCTGCCCGGCGCCGTCGCCGACTACTACCGGGCCCTCTTCCTCAACGCGGTGCTGCCCGGCGGCGTCCTCGGCGATGTGCACCGCGGGGTGGCCCACGGGCGCCGCGCCGGCGACGTCGGCCGGGGCGTGCGCGCGGTCGTCCTGGAGCGCGGCGCGGGCCAGGCGGTGCTGATCGCCGCCGGCGCCGCGGTGCTGCTCACCGTGCCGCCGGCCTGGGCCGCGGCGGGCCGGCTGATGCTGCCCGGGCCGCAGGCGGCGGTGTGGGCGGCGGTCGCGGCCGCCGCGGCGGGGGCGCTCGCCGCCTGGGTCCGGTGGGGGAGCGGCGCCCGCCGGGTCCGGTGCGCCCTGTCCGCCTTCGCCGCGGACCTGCGCGGCGGGCTGCTCTCCCGGGCCTCCTGGCCGGGCGTGCTGCTGCTCTCCGCGGCGGTGCTGGCCGGGCACGTCGCCCTGTTCGCGGTCGCCGCGCACACGGTGGGGGCCGAGGCTCCGCCGTCCCGGCTGATCCCGCTCGCGCTCTTCGCCCTGCTGGCGATGGGCCTCCCGGTGAACGTGGCCGGCTGGGGCCCGCGGGAGGCCGCCTCCGCCGCGGCGTTCGCCGCCGCCGGCCTCACCGCCGGGCAGGGCCTGGCCGCCTCGGTGGCCTACGGCGCCCTCGCCCTCGCCGCGAGCCTCCCCGGCGCCGTGTTCCTGCTGCTCTGCGCCGCATCCCGAAGAGACCACGACCAGGTCACCCGCGCCGACGGCGGCCGCTCCGCCCCGGTCTCCGATGAACTCTCCGGGGCACGCCGGTCCGCACCGACGGCGCACGACGCGCCGGCCGGCGTCCGGGCGGAGTGA
- a CDS encoding creatininase family protein: MIDLPTSTTAEELDRGADVALLPVGSFEQHGPHLPSTTDTVIACAIAREAAAAHPVLLLPPVTISCSHEHEAWPGTVSISAATLYAVVRDVAASLRRSGVERLVLVNGHGGNYVLGNAVQESGGGMALFPAPADWDDARAAAGLESSAESDMHAGELETSILLHVRPELVRPGYASADHTADDRRHMPTLGLRAYTESGVVGRPSLATAEKGRAALAHLTGAFGLHLSALRG; the protein is encoded by the coding sequence ATGATCGATCTGCCGACCTCCACCACCGCTGAGGAGCTCGACCGGGGGGCGGACGTGGCGCTGCTGCCGGTCGGGAGCTTCGAGCAGCACGGACCGCACCTGCCGTCGACGACCGACACCGTGATCGCGTGCGCGATCGCCCGGGAGGCCGCCGCCGCGCACCCGGTCCTGCTGCTGCCGCCGGTGACGATCTCCTGCTCGCACGAGCATGAGGCGTGGCCGGGCACGGTGAGCATCTCGGCGGCGACCCTGTACGCGGTGGTGCGGGACGTCGCCGCGTCGCTGCGCCGCTCGGGCGTGGAGCGGCTGGTGCTGGTCAACGGGCACGGCGGCAACTACGTGCTGGGCAACGCGGTGCAGGAGTCCGGCGGCGGCATGGCGCTCTTCCCCGCCCCGGCGGACTGGGACGACGCGCGCGCCGCGGCCGGGCTGGAGTCCTCGGCCGAGAGCGACATGCACGCCGGCGAGCTGGAGACCTCGATCCTGCTGCACGTCCGCCCCGAACTGGTGCGGCCCGGGTACGCCTCGGCCGACCACACCGCCGACGACCGCAGGCACATGCCCACCCTGGGCCTGCGCGCCTACACCGAGAGCGGCGTCGTCGGCCGCCCCTCCCTGGCCACCGCGGAGAAGGGCCGCGCCGCCCTCGCCCACCTGACCGGGGCGTTCGGCCTGCACCTGTCCGCGCTGCGCGGCTGA
- a CDS encoding TetR/AcrR family transcriptional regulator: MSDTETERRMLDTAKQMVHESGLTVSLEHIGLEDVIRDAGVSRSAVYRRWPYKDLFFSDLIKELARGSDPAISGSNPEALAAVRRIVLDRLDWLRVPEQRVALAAEVARQGALREVETFHESPQWRTYLALHATFLSLPEGELRDEVQSALTASERGVRARLAETYERMSALLGIRLRAESGASFETLAGLANAVIRGLVIMVPSTPGIITETAPANPFGAPEEAEWSQPGLGLGSLFTALVEPDPEAVFDDARIEEVRRTLLAEERP, from the coding sequence ATGTCCGACACCGAGACCGAGCGGCGGATGCTGGACACCGCGAAGCAGATGGTCCACGAGAGCGGTCTGACGGTCAGCCTGGAGCACATCGGGCTGGAGGACGTCATCCGCGACGCCGGGGTGTCGCGCAGCGCGGTCTACCGGCGCTGGCCCTACAAGGACCTGTTCTTCAGCGACCTGATCAAGGAGCTGGCCCGCGGCTCCGACCCGGCGATCTCCGGAAGCAACCCGGAGGCGCTCGCCGCGGTCCGCCGGATCGTCCTCGACCGGCTGGACTGGCTGCGCGTCCCCGAGCAGCGCGTCGCGCTCGCCGCCGAGGTGGCGCGCCAGGGCGCGCTGCGCGAGGTGGAGACCTTCCACGAGTCGCCGCAGTGGCGCACCTACCTCGCCCTGCACGCGACCTTCCTCAGCCTGCCCGAGGGGGAGCTGCGGGACGAGGTGCAGTCCGCGCTCACCGCCTCGGAGCGCGGCGTCCGGGCCCGGCTCGCCGAGACCTACGAGCGGATGTCCGCGCTGCTCGGCATCCGGCTGCGCGCGGAGAGCGGCGCCTCCTTCGAGACCCTGGCCGGCCTCGCCAACGCGGTGATCCGCGGCCTGGTCATCATGGTCCCCTCCACCCCGGGCATCATCACCGAGACCGCGCCCGCCAACCCGTTCGGCGCCCCGGAGGAGGCCGAGTGGTCCCAGCCCGGCCTGGGCCTCGGCTCCCTGTTCACCGCCCTGGTCGAGCCCGACCCGGAGGCGGTCTTCGACGACGCCCGGATCGAGGAGGTCCGCCGCACCCTGCTCGCCGAGGAGCGGCCCTAG
- a CDS encoding glycosyltransferase family 4 protein produces the protein MSAPVAVVLPAGVDDPAAPSGGNVYNRRVVRGLAEAGRPVREHLVPGEWPDPDPADRAELARALAACPDGSVVLADGLLACAAPDVVVPETGRLRIAVLVHLPLAEETGLAPAAAAGLEARERETLRAAAAVVATGPWAGRELAARYGLPADRVHVVPPGTDPAPPAPGTDGASGLLCVASLTPRKGHDLLVDALAGVADLPWECRCAGPVDRAPAFTAEVLGLAARHGLGRRVHLAGPLAGADLEAAYAAADLMVLPSRAETFGMAAAEALARGVPVLAAAAGALPETIGRAPGGDVPGLLVPPGDAPALAAALRRWLTDGALRHRLRRAARLRAAELAGWPETLARMAAALDAVAAAPHPAPPRKEGER, from the coding sequence GTGAGCGCGCCGGTCGCCGTGGTGCTGCCCGCCGGGGTGGACGACCCGGCCGCGCCGAGCGGGGGCAACGTCTACAACCGGCGGGTCGTCCGCGGCCTGGCCGAGGCGGGGCGGCCGGTCCGCGAGCACCTCGTCCCGGGGGAGTGGCCGGACCCGGACCCGGCGGACCGGGCGGAGCTGGCCCGCGCCCTCGCCGCCTGCCCGGACGGCTCGGTGGTGCTCGCCGACGGGCTGCTCGCCTGCGCCGCGCCGGATGTCGTGGTCCCCGAGACGGGCCGGCTGCGCATCGCGGTCCTGGTGCACCTGCCGCTGGCCGAGGAGACGGGCCTGGCGCCCGCGGCGGCGGCCGGGCTGGAGGCCCGCGAGCGGGAGACGCTGCGGGCGGCGGCCGCCGTGGTGGCGACCGGGCCGTGGGCCGGCCGGGAACTGGCCGCGCGGTACGGCCTGCCCGCCGACCGGGTGCACGTCGTCCCGCCGGGCACCGACCCGGCGCCGCCCGCCCCCGGAACCGACGGCGCCTCCGGGCTGCTCTGCGTCGCCTCGCTCACCCCGCGCAAGGGTCACGACCTGCTGGTCGATGCGCTCGCCGGCGTCGCCGACCTGCCCTGGGAGTGCCGCTGCGCCGGCCCGGTCGACCGAGCCCCGGCGTTCACCGCCGAGGTCCTCGGGCTGGCCGCCCGGCACGGCCTGGGCCGCAGGGTGCACCTGGCGGGGCCGCTGGCCGGCGCGGATCTGGAGGCCGCCTACGCCGCCGCGGACCTGATGGTGCTGCCGTCCCGCGCGGAGACCTTCGGGATGGCCGCCGCCGAGGCGCTGGCGCGCGGCGTCCCGGTGCTGGCCGCGGCGGCGGGCGCACTCCCGGAGACCATCGGCCGGGCCCCGGGCGGAGACGTCCCGGGCCTCCTGGTGCCGCCCGGCGACGCTCCGGCGCTCGCCGCCGCACTGCGCCGCTGGCTCACCGACGGCGCACTGCGGCACCGGCTGCGCCGGGCGGCCCGCCTCCGCGCCGCAGAACTCGCCGGCTGGCCGGAGACCCTGGCCCGGATGGCCGCGGCACTGGACGCCGTCGCCGCGGCCCCGCACCCCGCACCGCCCCGGAAGGAGGGGGAGCGGTGA
- a CDS encoding isocitrate lyase/PEP mutase family protein: MDRTAEFRALHRPGEPFVLPNAWDLASAAALAAAGFRAIGTTSLGVAAAAGKPDAAGAARAETVRLARGMARLDALVTVDVEGGFGEGPAGVGALAAELAAAGAVGINPEDGRGAGLADPAEQYAPIRAVKEAALALFVNARIDAYRLPGTGHAGQTLDRALAYRDAGADGLFVPGLPDEAAVAALAGRVDLPLNVLHRPGGPPLRALAGAARVSSGSLPFRAALGAAVRAARAIAEDRPAPDGPPPSYAEAQALAGLYRDPPGGSGPVRG, from the coding sequence ATGGACCGCACCGCCGAGTTCCGGGCGCTGCACCGGCCCGGGGAGCCGTTCGTGCTGCCCAACGCCTGGGACCTGGCCTCGGCGGCGGCGCTGGCCGCGGCCGGGTTCCGCGCGATCGGGACGACCAGCCTGGGGGTGGCCGCCGCGGCCGGGAAACCGGACGCGGCGGGCGCCGCCCGGGCGGAGACCGTCCGGCTGGCGCGCGGGATGGCCCGGTTGGACGCGCTGGTCACCGTGGACGTGGAGGGCGGGTTCGGGGAGGGCCCCGCGGGGGTCGGGGCGCTCGCCGCCGAGCTGGCGGCAGCCGGGGCGGTGGGGATCAACCCGGAGGACGGGCGCGGCGCCGGCCTCGCCGACCCCGCCGAGCAGTACGCCCCGATCCGGGCGGTGAAGGAGGCCGCCCTCGCTCTCTTCGTCAACGCGCGGATCGACGCCTACCGGCTGCCCGGCACCGGGCACGCCGGGCAGACCCTGGACCGGGCGCTCGCCTACCGGGACGCCGGCGCGGACGGCCTGTTCGTCCCCGGGCTGCCCGACGAGGCCGCCGTCGCGGCGCTGGCCGGCCGCGTCGATCTGCCGCTCAACGTGCTGCACCGGCCGGGCGGCCCGCCGCTGCGCGCGCTGGCCGGGGCGGCCCGGGTGAGCAGCGGTTCGCTGCCGTTCCGCGCCGCGCTCGGCGCGGCGGTGCGGGCGGCCCGCGCGATCGCCGAGGACCGGCCCGCGCCCGACGGGCCGCCGCCCTCCTACGCCGAGGCCCAGGCGCTCGCCGGCCTGTACCGGGATCCGCCGGGCGGCAGCGGCCCCGTTCGGGGATAG
- a CDS encoding methyltransferase domain-containing protein, which yields MSGPDPSGYAPAWLALREPADAEARSADLVAEVRGRLAGRAPGPLLVRDLGSGTGAMARWLAGRLPGPQHWVLYDRDPELLARAAAAAPPRAADGSPVGLEVREADLTALGAPDLAGAGLVTASALLDLLTAEEVAGLAAACTGAGCAALITLSVAGRVELDPADPLDAGLQAAFNAHQRRACGDRRPLGPDAPGAAARAFREHGAEVLLRPSPWRLGPARPELLRVWLHGWVAAAVEQAPALAAGAAGYLARRTGQRESGRLHATVHHTDLLALPPEPS from the coding sequence GTGAGCGGACCGGACCCCTCCGGCTACGCGCCGGCCTGGCTGGCCCTGCGCGAACCGGCCGACGCCGAGGCGCGCTCCGCCGACCTGGTGGCGGAGGTGCGGGGCCGGCTCGCCGGGCGGGCGCCCGGCCCGCTGCTCGTCCGCGACCTGGGGAGCGGGACCGGCGCCATGGCGCGGTGGCTGGCCGGCCGGCTGCCGGGCCCGCAGCACTGGGTGCTCTACGACCGGGACCCGGAGCTGCTCGCCCGTGCGGCGGCCGCCGCGCCGCCGCGCGCGGCCGACGGGTCCCCGGTCGGGCTGGAGGTGCGCGAGGCCGACCTGACCGCGCTGGGCGCGCCGGACCTCGCCGGCGCCGGACTGGTCACCGCCTCCGCACTGCTCGACCTGCTGACCGCGGAGGAGGTCGCGGGCCTGGCCGCGGCGTGCACCGGGGCCGGGTGCGCCGCGCTGATCACCCTGTCGGTGGCCGGCCGCGTCGAACTCGACCCGGCCGACCCGCTCGACGCCGGCCTCCAGGCCGCCTTCAACGCGCACCAGCGGCGTGCCTGCGGCGACCGCCGCCCCCTCGGACCGGACGCCCCCGGCGCCGCGGCCCGGGCCTTCCGGGAGCACGGCGCCGAGGTGCTGCTCCGGCCCAGCCCGTGGCGGCTCGGCCCGGCCCGCCCCGAGCTGCTCCGCGTCTGGCTGCACGGCTGGGTCGCCGCCGCCGTCGAACAGGCCCCGGCGCTGGCCGCCGGCGCCGCGGGCTACCTGGCCCGCCGGACCGGCCAGCGCGAATCCGGCCGGCTGCACGCCACCGTGCACCACACCGACCTGCTCGCCCTCCCGCCGGAGCCGTCCTGA
- a CDS encoding zinc-dependent alcohol dehydrogenase, which produces MTETARAFWVAAPGRGEIRAVELPEPGPGDVLVRTRYSGVSRGTEELVFRGGVPESQYRAMRAPFQEGEFPGPVKYGYLNVGTVEHGPPHLLGRDVFALHPHQTRFVVPAGAVTPLPDGVPPARAVLAGTVETAVNALWDAAPLLGDRVAVVGGGMVGCCAARLLARFPGVQVQLVDTDPDRAAVAGRLGAEFAPPERARGRCDLVLHASASEEGLALCLRLLAAEGEVVELSWYGDRRVALPLGEAFHSRRLAIRASQVGTVSPARATRRTFADRMALALDLLTDPAFDALITGESAFDELPAVMPQLADGSLPALCHRIAYP; this is translated from the coding sequence ATGACCGAGACCGCGCGCGCGTTCTGGGTCGCCGCCCCCGGGCGGGGCGAGATCCGCGCCGTCGAGCTGCCCGAGCCCGGCCCCGGCGACGTCCTGGTCCGCACCCGGTACAGCGGCGTCAGCCGGGGGACCGAGGAGCTGGTCTTCCGCGGCGGCGTCCCGGAGAGCCAGTACCGCGCGATGCGCGCCCCCTTCCAGGAGGGCGAGTTCCCCGGACCGGTCAAGTACGGCTACCTCAACGTCGGCACGGTCGAGCACGGGCCGCCGCACCTGCTCGGCCGGGACGTCTTCGCCCTGCACCCGCACCAGACCAGGTTCGTCGTCCCGGCCGGCGCGGTGACCCCGCTGCCGGACGGCGTGCCGCCGGCCCGCGCCGTCCTGGCCGGCACCGTGGAGACCGCGGTCAACGCGCTGTGGGACGCGGCGCCGCTGCTCGGCGACCGGGTGGCGGTGGTCGGCGGCGGCATGGTGGGCTGCTGCGCCGCCCGGCTGCTGGCGCGCTTCCCCGGCGTCCAGGTCCAGCTCGTCGACACCGACCCGGACCGCGCCGCGGTGGCCGGCCGGCTGGGCGCCGAGTTCGCCCCGCCCGAGCGCGCCCGCGGCCGGTGCGACCTGGTGCTGCACGCCAGCGCCAGCGAGGAGGGGCTGGCCCTGTGCCTGCGGCTGCTCGCCGCCGAGGGCGAGGTCGTCGAGCTGAGCTGGTACGGCGACCGCAGGGTCGCGCTCCCGCTGGGCGAGGCCTTCCACAGCCGCCGGCTGGCGATCCGCGCCAGCCAGGTCGGCACCGTCTCCCCGGCGCGCGCCACCCGGCGCACCTTCGCCGACCGGATGGCCCTGGCCCTGGACCTGCTCACCGACCCCGCCTTCGACGCCCTGATCACCGGGGAGAGCGCCTTCGACGAGCTGCCCGCGGTGATGCCCCAGCTCGCCGACGGGTCGCTGCCCGCGCTGTGCCACCGGATCGCCTACCCCTGA